The following proteins are co-located in the Longimicrobium sp. genome:
- a CDS encoding alpha/beta hydrolase family protein produces the protein MAHPRLAAATCLLLALGGCAHAMPAARSRPLLDALFAPPTAAEIAAVEADWAARDTRVHDFRVEHVVRDGATGRTMVVSHVVDGARHYGAVRVPDGAAGPLPVLVIGHGGDDGATGYHFFHSGRLGRGFVQVLPSFRSETLRLTPFRGWRSGGTPSPWDRDVDDAIALLDAVLAHVPEADSTRIAAFGRSRGGGVMLLMAIRDPRIKAVVSAVGPTDFLLPEVRRLAGRALGSRVARLPGAGYLADSVLFALRDGRTTVPQARMQLLRRSPAWFAHRLPPARGHYGALDPKVSVAHGDRLNAVMRGMGRDTAAWQYHRYPQGRHRYSSFPGAMARTEDFLVRAVNSPRVPR, from the coding sequence ATGGCGCATCCCCGCCTCGCCGCCGCCACCTGCCTCCTGCTGGCGCTGGGCGGGTGCGCGCACGCCATGCCTGCCGCCCGATCCAGGCCGCTGCTGGACGCGCTGTTCGCCCCGCCCACGGCCGCTGAGATCGCGGCCGTGGAGGCCGATTGGGCGGCGCGCGACACGCGGGTGCACGACTTCCGGGTGGAGCACGTGGTGCGCGACGGCGCCACCGGGCGCACGATGGTCGTCTCCCACGTGGTGGACGGGGCGCGCCACTACGGCGCTGTGCGCGTTCCCGACGGCGCGGCCGGGCCGCTTCCCGTGCTCGTCATCGGCCATGGGGGCGACGACGGCGCCACGGGCTATCACTTCTTCCACTCCGGCCGGCTGGGGCGCGGGTTCGTGCAGGTGCTCCCCTCGTTCCGGTCAGAGACGCTGCGCCTGACGCCGTTTCGCGGCTGGCGCTCCGGCGGCACGCCCAGCCCGTGGGACCGCGACGTGGACGACGCCATCGCGCTCCTGGACGCCGTGCTCGCCCACGTTCCGGAAGCGGACAGCACGCGCATCGCCGCGTTCGGCCGCAGCCGCGGCGGCGGGGTGATGCTGCTCATGGCGATCCGCGATCCGCGCATCAAGGCGGTGGTCAGTGCCGTCGGGCCCACGGACTTCCTGCTGCCCGAGGTCCGCCGCCTGGCCGGCCGCGCGCTGGGCAGCCGCGTGGCGCGCCTGCCCGGGGCCGGGTACCTGGCCGACAGCGTGCTCTTTGCCCTGCGCGACGGACGCACCACCGTGCCGCAGGCGCGCATGCAGCTGCTGCGGCGGTCGCCCGCCTGGTTCGCGCACCGCCTGCCACCCGCGCGGGGGCACTACGGCGCGCTGGATCCCAAGGTGTCCGTTGCGCACGGCGACCGGCTGAACGCCGTGATGCGCGGCATGGGGCGTGACACGGCCGCCTGGCAGTACCATCGCTATCCCCAGGGCCGCCACCGGTATTCGTCGTTTCCCGGCGCGATGGCGCGCACGGAGGACTTCCTCGTGCGGGCCGTGAACTCGCCTCGCGTTCCGCGCTGA
- a CDS encoding aminopeptidase P N-terminal domain-containing protein, with product MNAALRHAFLPVFATAALVLPSRAQGPVPPPRGSPDAFTMAATPAPAPISAQEHARRRQQLAAGMGDGVLVALGAGEPETDYTSFAQNSPFRYLTGVNEPGAVLAIVKSGGQVTEHLFVLARDPSREVWEGPRLGPERAQALTGIPTRTVHQMQEALRPALSQATTLYTLNPLSPDGSRSEFLRPDQQYAQRLREQYKNLTRVQDLGSALFRIRATKTPAELDLIRRAVYITVLAHREAMRAAEPGMNEFEIHGLIEGTFRRYGAERPGFGSIVGSGPNSTTLHYRQADRFMQAGETLVMDIGASYAGYTADVTRTVPVSGRFSPEQRQIYTIVLDAQKAGERAARIGAPLARVHQAAFQVVADGLARLGLIESADATYECSPGSQCPQAALFFMHGIGHGIGLDVHDPDPSYPNYGGGFKVGSAFTIEPGVYIRADALDYLPDTPRNRQLIARIRPKVQQYRNIGVRIEDDYFITEAGLERVTEGAPREIDEIEALMAQESFWNRERRPQVVEWYRGAVPATTTP from the coding sequence ATGAACGCAGCCCTGCGCCACGCCTTCTTGCCCGTTTTCGCCACGGCGGCGCTCGTCCTGCCGTCGCGCGCCCAGGGCCCGGTTCCGCCCCCACGCGGCAGCCCCGACGCGTTCACCATGGCGGCCACGCCCGCGCCCGCCCCCATCTCCGCCCAGGAGCACGCGCGCAGGCGCCAGCAGCTGGCCGCGGGCATGGGCGACGGCGTGCTGGTGGCGCTCGGCGCGGGCGAGCCCGAGACGGACTACACGAGCTTCGCGCAGAACTCGCCCTTCCGCTACCTGACGGGGGTGAACGAGCCGGGAGCCGTGCTGGCCATCGTCAAGAGCGGCGGGCAGGTGACGGAACACCTGTTCGTGCTGGCGCGCGACCCCTCGCGCGAGGTGTGGGAAGGCCCGCGGCTGGGTCCGGAGCGTGCGCAGGCGCTCACCGGCATCCCCACGCGCACCGTGCATCAGATGCAGGAAGCGTTGCGCCCCGCGCTCAGCCAGGCGACCACCCTGTACACGCTCAACCCGCTGAGCCCCGACGGCTCGCGGAGCGAGTTCCTGCGCCCGGACCAGCAGTACGCGCAGCGCCTGCGCGAGCAGTACAAGAACCTGACGCGCGTCCAGGACCTGGGCAGCGCCCTGTTCCGCATCCGTGCCACCAAGACCCCGGCCGAGCTGGACCTCATCCGCCGCGCCGTGTACATCACCGTCCTGGCCCACCGCGAAGCCATGCGCGCCGCGGAGCCGGGGATGAACGAGTTCGAAATCCACGGGCTGATCGAGGGCACCTTCCGCCGCTACGGCGCCGAGCGCCCCGGGTTCGGCAGCATCGTGGGCTCCGGGCCCAACAGCACCACGCTGCACTACCGCCAGGCCGACCGCTTCATGCAGGCAGGCGAGACGCTAGTGATGGACATCGGCGCCTCGTACGCCGGGTACACGGCCGACGTTACGCGCACCGTTCCCGTCAGCGGGCGGTTCAGCCCGGAGCAGCGGCAGATCTACACCATCGTTCTCGACGCGCAGAAGGCGGGGGAGCGCGCGGCCCGCATCGGCGCGCCGCTGGCGCGGGTGCACCAGGCCGCGTTCCAAGTCGTGGCCGACGGGCTGGCGCGGCTGGGGCTGATCGAGTCGGCCGACGCAACCTACGAGTGCTCGCCGGGAAGCCAGTGCCCGCAGGCGGCGCTGTTCTTCATGCACGGCATCGGGCACGGCATTGGGCTGGACGTGCACGACCCCGATCCGTCGTACCCCAACTACGGCGGCGGCTTCAAGGTGGGAAGCGCGTTCACCATCGAGCCCGGCGTCTACATTCGCGCCGACGCGCTGGACTACCTTCCCGACACGCCGCGCAACCGGCAGCTGATCGCCCGCATTCGCCCCAAGGTGCAGCAGTACCGCAACATCGGCGTGCGCATCGAGGACGACTACTTCATTACCGAGGCCGGGCTGGAGCGCGTGACCGAGGGCGCCCCGCGCGAGATCGACGAGATCGAAGCGCTGATGGCGCAGGAAAGCTTCTGGAATCGCGAGCGCCGTCCGCAGGTGGTGGAGTGGTACCGGGGCGCCGTTCCCGCCACCACCACGCCGTGA
- the thiD gene encoding bifunctional hydroxymethylpyrimidine kinase/phosphomethylpyrimidine kinase produces the protein MTSSTIHKPPIALTIAGSDSGGGAGIQADLKSFHAFGCFGTTAVTAITVQNTRGVTGVHAIPVDTVRAQIRAVAQDLPPAACKTGMLATAELVRAVAESIREHAVPNYVLDPVMVATSGDRLLDEDAVRTIIDELLPLAAVATPNLDEAALLVGFAVEDRDTMRRAAEQLVQMGARTALLKGGHLRGAELVDVLWDGRGWHEWTRPKLDTRSTHGTGCTLSAGIAAGLAHGRPLRQAVEDALDYVQRAMRAAPGYGAGHGPLNHLVDGSQAR, from the coding sequence ATGACCAGCAGCACGATCCACAAGCCGCCCATCGCACTGACCATCGCCGGGTCCGACTCGGGAGGCGGCGCGGGGATCCAGGCAGACCTGAAGAGCTTTCACGCGTTCGGCTGCTTTGGGACGACGGCGGTCACCGCGATCACGGTGCAGAACACGCGCGGCGTGACGGGCGTGCACGCCATTCCGGTAGACACGGTGCGCGCGCAGATCCGCGCCGTAGCCCAGGACCTGCCCCCCGCCGCCTGCAAGACGGGGATGCTGGCTACGGCCGAGTTGGTGCGGGCCGTGGCGGAATCCATCCGCGAGCACGCCGTGCCGAACTACGTACTGGACCCGGTGATGGTGGCTACGAGCGGCGATCGGCTACTGGATGAAGATGCCGTGCGGACCATCATCGATGAGCTACTGCCGCTGGCGGCCGTGGCGACGCCCAACCTGGACGAGGCGGCGCTGCTGGTGGGCTTCGCGGTGGAAGACCGCGACACCATGCGCCGCGCCGCCGAGCAGCTGGTGCAAATGGGCGCGCGCACCGCCCTGCTCAAGGGCGGCCACCTTCGCGGAGCGGAGCTGGTGGACGTGCTGTGGGACGGGCGCGGATGGCACGAGTGGACCCGCCCCAAGCTGGACACGCGCAGCACGCACGGTACCGGCTGCACGCTGTCGGCGGGCATCGCTGCGGGACTGGCGCACGGACGGCCGTTGCGGCAGGCAGTGGAAGACGCGCTGGACTACGTGCAGCGGGCCATGCGCGCCGCCCCGGGCTACGGAGCCGGCCATGGCCCGCTGAACCACCTGGTAGACGGGTCCCAAGCTCGCTAG
- a CDS encoding Uma2 family endonuclease: MKVLELPRPATIDDLYGVEGKAELVNGQIVIIDPSGFTSTRAAAAICRSLWDHEAAHGGGYALPGGGYAVDLPHRKSFCPDGAWYTGRDTGGRFMEGAPALAIEVRSEGDYGLTAEREMAVKRADYFAAGTQVVWDVDVLRAGVIRVFRADDPARPSLFRRGDLADAEPAVPGWRFAVDELFR; the protein is encoded by the coding sequence ATGAAAGTTCTCGAGCTCCCCCGCCCAGCCACGATCGACGACCTGTACGGGGTCGAAGGCAAGGCCGAACTCGTAAACGGACAGATCGTCATCATAGACCCAAGTGGCTTCACTTCCACGCGCGCCGCAGCCGCGATCTGCCGGTCTTTGTGGGACCACGAGGCGGCGCATGGCGGCGGTTACGCGCTTCCGGGCGGTGGGTACGCGGTGGATCTTCCGCACCGCAAGTCGTTCTGCCCCGACGGCGCCTGGTACACGGGGCGCGACACGGGCGGACGCTTCATGGAGGGCGCCCCCGCGCTGGCCATCGAGGTGCGCAGCGAGGGCGACTACGGGCTGACCGCCGAGCGCGAGATGGCGGTCAAGCGAGCCGACTACTTCGCAGCCGGCACCCAGGTGGTGTGGGACGTGGATGTGCTGCGCGCGGGCGTGATCCGCGTCTTCCGTGCGGACGATCCCGCCCGGCCTTCGCTCTTCCGCCGTGGCGACCTTGCGGACGCTGAGCCCGCGGTGCCCGGGTGGCGCTTCGCCGTGGACGAGCTCTTCCGCTGA
- a CDS encoding TROVE domain-containing protein yields MLDFTKHFATRIRAMLTPQREPIPGSTQVPNSAGGFAWQLGNWDRLDRFLVLGSEGGTYYVGERKLTAENATGVAECIAQDGPRVVARVVEMSESGRAPRNDPALFVLAMAAGMGDEATRAAALAALPRVARTGTHLFHWLQFVGGFRGWGRGVRRAVAAWYTSKEPRDLAYQLLKYPSRDGWSHRDALRLAHPRPESPEQRALFQRTVARNREAAALVPLQGDALAQVRAADRLHREELSPGEAAELVREHRLTREMLPTALLNQAEVWEALLERMPLTALVRNLATLTRVGMVAPGSEAARTVAERLANGPALQKARVHPVQVLSALRTYASGRGVRGQHTWQPVAEVVDALDAAFYLSFASVRPTGRRTMLALDVSGSMAAMVMGLEGLSCREASAAMALVTAASEPEHFFTAFTSGPYPSQWGGMTSGLSTLAISPRQRLDDVVRSISSMEFGGTDCALPMLEAMKHGWKVDVFVVYTDNETWAGSIHPAQALRQYRERTGIPAKLVVVGMASNGFTIADPDDAGMLDVVGFDDAAPQLIADFAR; encoded by the coding sequence ATGCTGGACTTCACGAAGCACTTCGCGACCCGCATCCGGGCGATGCTCACGCCGCAGAGGGAGCCCATCCCCGGCTCTACGCAGGTGCCCAACTCGGCGGGCGGGTTCGCCTGGCAGCTCGGAAACTGGGACCGGCTGGACCGGTTCCTGGTCCTCGGTTCGGAGGGCGGAACGTACTACGTCGGCGAGCGGAAGCTCACGGCGGAGAACGCCACCGGCGTGGCCGAGTGCATCGCGCAGGACGGCCCCCGCGTGGTCGCCCGCGTGGTGGAGATGAGCGAATCCGGGCGCGCGCCCAGGAACGATCCCGCGCTGTTCGTCCTGGCGATGGCGGCGGGGATGGGCGACGAGGCGACGCGGGCGGCGGCGCTGGCTGCCCTGCCGCGGGTGGCGCGGACGGGGACCCACCTGTTCCACTGGCTGCAGTTCGTGGGTGGGTTCCGCGGGTGGGGGCGCGGTGTGCGCCGGGCGGTGGCGGCGTGGTACACCAGCAAGGAGCCCCGCGACCTTGCCTACCAGCTCCTGAAGTACCCGTCGCGCGACGGGTGGTCGCACCGTGACGCGCTGCGTCTGGCGCACCCCCGGCCGGAATCGCCGGAACAGCGCGCGCTGTTCCAGCGCACCGTCGCCAGGAACCGTGAGGCGGCGGCGCTGGTGCCGCTGCAGGGCGACGCGCTGGCGCAGGTGAGGGCGGCGGACCGGCTGCACCGGGAGGAGCTGTCGCCCGGCGAAGCGGCGGAGCTGGTGCGCGAGCACCGGCTGACGCGCGAGATGCTGCCCACCGCGCTGCTGAACCAGGCGGAGGTGTGGGAGGCGCTGCTGGAGCGGATGCCCCTGACGGCGCTCGTGCGCAACCTGGCCACCCTGACCCGCGTGGGAATGGTGGCGCCGGGGAGCGAGGCGGCCCGCACGGTGGCCGAGCGACTGGCGAACGGCCCCGCGCTGCAGAAGGCGCGGGTGCACCCGGTGCAGGTGCTGTCGGCGCTGCGCACGTACGCCAGCGGCCGGGGCGTGCGCGGGCAGCACACGTGGCAGCCGGTGGCTGAGGTGGTGGATGCGCTGGACGCGGCGTTCTACCTGTCGTTCGCCTCGGTGCGGCCCACCGGCAGGCGCACCATGCTGGCATTGGACGTTTCGGGGTCCATGGCGGCCATGGTGATGGGGCTGGAGGGGCTGAGCTGCCGTGAAGCGTCGGCGGCGATGGCGCTGGTGACGGCGGCCAGCGAGCCGGAGCACTTCTTCACGGCGTTCACCTCCGGGCCGTATCCCTCGCAGTGGGGTGGAATGACCAGCGGGCTCTCGACGCTGGCCATCTCCCCGCGGCAGCGCCTGGACGACGTGGTCCGGTCCATCTCAAGCATGGAGTTCGGGGGCACGGACTGCGCCCTGCCGATGCTGGAGGCGATGAAGCACGGGTGGAAGGTGGACGTCTTCGTGGTCTACACCGACAACGAGACGTGGGCCGGCTCCATCCACCCCGCCCAGGCGCTCCGCCAGTACCGGGAGCGCACGGGCATCCCCGCGAAGCTGGTGGTCGTGGGGATGGCGTCGAACGGGTTCACCATCGCGGACCCGGATGACGCGGGAATGCTGGACGTGGTGGGCTTCGACGACGCCGCGCCCCAGCTGATCGCCGACTTCGCGCGCTGA
- a CDS encoding RtcB family protein, which produces MRIFGQHDENTIRQAQDVASRAERLALMADGHLGYVMPIGGVAAYREKVSVVGVGFDIACGNAAIRTNLNVGGITRGLTLDEIRRNPHRLAEDRVARGLADEIQSTISFGIGRKNNADDAPTDHPLFLDPAWYAIPNTGGYRDTLKDKARRQLGTVGSGNHYVDVFADEEGTVWVGVHFGSRGLGHTIASDFLSLSQGGGWGQRAKEAEVLLPLDQPVGHDYWQLMNLAGQYAYAGREWVARKVVEILGGTEMELVHNHHNFAWRETHTSPEGETVEYVVVRKGATPAFPGQKGFIGGSMGDDAVIVRGAEPADEETAALQREALFSTVHGAGRVMSRTAAAGKVHRKTGRVISPGKISREMMGDWIARKGVILRGGGLDEAPQAYRRLEKVLQSQGPTIVVEHVLQPLIVVMAGAGEIDPYKD; this is translated from the coding sequence ATGCGAATCTTTGGGCAGCACGATGAGAACACCATCCGCCAGGCGCAGGACGTCGCCAGTCGCGCCGAGCGCCTTGCGCTGATGGCGGACGGGCACCTCGGCTATGTCATGCCGATCGGTGGAGTGGCGGCGTACCGCGAGAAGGTGTCGGTGGTCGGAGTAGGCTTCGACATCGCCTGCGGAAACGCGGCGATCCGCACCAACCTGAACGTGGGTGGCATCACGCGCGGGCTGACGCTGGACGAGATCCGGCGCAACCCGCACCGGCTGGCGGAGGACCGCGTGGCGCGCGGGCTGGCGGACGAGATCCAGTCCACCATCTCGTTCGGCATCGGCCGCAAGAACAACGCGGACGACGCGCCGACCGATCACCCGCTGTTCCTTGATCCGGCGTGGTACGCCATCCCCAACACGGGCGGCTACCGCGACACGCTCAAGGACAAGGCGCGCCGCCAGCTCGGAACGGTCGGCAGCGGCAACCACTACGTCGACGTGTTCGCCGATGAGGAGGGCACCGTGTGGGTGGGCGTGCACTTCGGAAGCCGCGGCCTGGGGCACACCATCGCGTCGGACTTCCTTTCGCTGAGCCAGGGCGGCGGCTGGGGCCAGCGCGCCAAGGAGGCCGAGGTACTGCTTCCGCTGGACCAGCCCGTGGGCCACGACTACTGGCAGCTGATGAACCTGGCCGGCCAGTACGCGTACGCCGGGCGCGAGTGGGTGGCGCGCAAGGTGGTGGAGATCCTGGGCGGGACGGAGATGGAGCTGGTGCACAACCACCACAATTTCGCCTGGCGCGAGACGCACACCTCGCCCGAGGGCGAGACGGTGGAGTACGTGGTGGTGCGCAAAGGCGCCACGCCGGCATTCCCCGGCCAGAAGGGGTTCATCGGCGGGTCCATGGGCGACGACGCGGTGATCGTCCGCGGCGCCGAGCCGGCCGACGAAGAGACGGCTGCGCTGCAGCGCGAGGCGCTGTTCAGCACCGTCCACGGTGCGGGCCGGGTGATGTCGCGCACGGCGGCCGCCGGCAAGGTGCACCGAAAGACGGGGCGGGTGATCAGCCCCGGAAAGATCAGCCGCGAGATGATGGGCGACTGGATTGCGCGAAAGGGCGTGATCCTTCGCGGCGGCGGCCTGGACGAGGCGCCGCAGGCCTACCGCCGCCTGGAGAAGGTGCTCCAGTCCCAGGGGCCCACGATCGTGGTGGAACACGTTCTCCAGCCGCTGATCGTGGTCATGGCGGGCGCGGGGGAGATCGATCCGTACAAGGACTGA